CATGCGGTTCCTTGAGCGGATTTTGATCCCATGGCAGGGCAAAGGTTAACAGCTGTGGGATGAAATTAACTCAAGCCCAGTCGTCTGCACTTTGCCAAAGAGAACCGTACCAGACGTTTTTACGTGTGAATTTCTTTAGTTTGGAGGCTGGAATTAAACACAACAGAGGACGAGTACGAAATATTTATCAAATAAATTTGGGGGAATTTGCGAATGAATATTTGGAAAAGAACACACAAACTGATCAGGGTTTGTTTTTATCTAGTGGGCCTGACAATTGTTGCGCAGATGCCCGCAGGCGCCACCACCGTCGGCTTTGACCGGTGTGAAGCAGTGGTGACCTGGATGAAAGGAGCTTGGCAGTCCAATGCATTTTATGCCCAGAACGGCGTAGATGGCTCTGACGCATCCATTCGCAAATACCTGTCTGAGGTCGAAGGCTGGTGCCCTATTCAGAGCAAGAAATACCTCTTCGTTCTGGCAGGTCAGAGCAACATGTTTGGCGGCAGTGGCGAATATGTGGGCGCCGAGGATTGGCGTAACAATGTCAAGTCGAACTGGACTGTTGGCGGTGTGACGCCAAATCAGAAAGCAATTGAAACCAGTTTCGACTTGGAAATTTGGAAACAACCAAGAAACGTCGTCAACCGGATCTATTACTGGCACGAAGATCCGAACGGCCAGGGCAGTTTCAAAAAGGTGAGCTTCCACGACCCACTCACCAGCAGCAAGATGCAAATGATGGTCCCTGTCAATTATAACCTGCACGGCCCCACGCTCGGAATCTATTTCGCCGCACAATTTCTGATCACCCACAATGATCCCAAAGCCGAGGTGTATCTCGTCGGAAAAGGCTTCCCCGCAACTGGCTTCAACCAGGTCACTAAAGGGCAAACCTGGTCCTCAGAACGTGCTGCACCTCATAAGCTGCAGGATTACCTGGTTAATCACTCAAAGAAAGCGATTGATGCTCTTCCTGGCGGCGTCGTTGCGGGATTGCTTTGGCTCCAGGGCGAAAATGATTACGCAATGGATGGCGTGGACCAGAAAAGCCCAGGTGCTATTGACGTGATTGCTGTGCAATACGCACAGAACTTACATGAAATGGTTCTTCGCTTCCGGACTGAGGTACCCTACGCCCATGGGGCTCGGTTCCTTGTTGCTACGCTCATACCGCAACATTATGCGGATCCAGATGGAGCGGTTCCATCCTTTACAAATGCACCCGATAAGGCACACAGGACGCTTATACCCAACTATGACCCGAAAAAGACTACCGGTGTGTACCACTCCTTTCTCATCGATACTTTTTACATGAAAAATAAGCCGGAATTTCAGCGAACCCTGGAAAGGCCTAGTGTGATAAAAACGCACTATTCGGCATTTGCGCTGCGCAAGATTGGCAAGTGCTTTGCCCAAGTCGCCTTAGGCAAAGACTGTACCAAAATCATGAGCGATGCAGTGTTACCATAGTGTGGGAACGAGGCATTCACGGTAAAGAGGGGAGAGCTTCCGGGCTCTCCCCTCTTCTATTGCATCCAGTGAATATCCGTGCATGAGCACTATGCACAATTACCGGTTGATTTTGTGCGATAAAATGCCCATTTTTAGGAGTGAGAAGAGTTCTCTTCATCGAGACCTCCGATCGACCTCTTACCGCTTCAAAAGATAAAATCAGCCGCCAGTCGAGCACCTTTTGACTATTTAGTCTGGAAGTTCTCCTCTGCGTGCTCTGCTAAAAAGCTAGTCATGCCCTCTTATGATGTAGGTCTCAGCCTTTTGCGGCAGCTGATTTTTGAGGGGATTTGAATGAAGACTGTCGTTATTGCAGGTGCAACTGGCTATCTGGGTTCCTACCTTGTCGCTCACTACAAGCAATTAGGGTGGGCTGTTCGTGCTTTGGTGCGTAATGAAGCTTCAGCGCGCACAAAAGGACTGGATGCCACCGAGTTTTTTGAGGGTGAAGCGACCAAACCAAACAGCATGATTGGTTTGATGGAAGATGCTGATTTGGTTGTTTCTGCGCTTGGCATTACGCGTCAAAAAGATGGTCTCACGTATCGCGACGTAGATTACAAAGCGAACAAGAACCTACTCGATTTAGCCGTTGAAAACAGTGTTCCGCAGTTCGCTTATATTCATGTTCTGAACGCCACCAAATTGCGAAATGTTCAGCTCGTCCGAGCCAAACAACATTTTGTGGAGACGCTTCAGGCAGCGCCGATCAAAAGCACTGTGATTTCTCCAAGTGGATATTTTTCAGATCTGGAGGAGTTTTTGGATATGGCGAAATCTGGTCGCGTGTATGTTTTTGGTTCTGGCGAATACCGTATCAACCCCATTCATGGCGCTGATCTGGCAGCAGCTTGCTATGAAATTATCGATGCTGGTCAGGCCTTTGCTGAAGTCGGCGGCCCCGTTAAATATACCCATAATGAGCTGGCGGAAATTGCATTCAAGAGTCTGAACAAGAAAGCCAAGGTGACGCATCTTCCGAACTGGATCAGCGTCGCTGCGCAACGTGCGTTTGAGACTTTCACTTCTGTGAAGACATACGGGCCCATCCAATTTTTCCTCTGCGTGATGCGTATGGACATGATTGGCAAGAGTTATGGAAAAATGCGGTTGGAAGACCATTTTGCGCATGTTTTGGAAAAAGAAACGCAAAATAACGCTTAGGAACGCAAATCAACGCGTCGCTCTGTTAGCTGAAAATTGGCTCTGCTGAGCTGCGTGTAGCCATGCGATAACGACTGCCCGGATGAACGAGGCGTACATAGGTGACGCCTTTGCCAATAATCCACGTCCGACGTTCTATGGTGAACACGGGTTCATTGCCTGCAAGTTGCAGGAGCCTTTGCTCTTCAGCCGTGGGCGTATCTGCACGGAATACATGCTCGATATTGGGATGAGGTACGCGTTGTAGCAGCCATTCGTTTGGGCCGATATCTGCAAAGCTTTCGTCCAGAGCCTCGGGCAGCGTGATCAGGTTAACCCAGCGCACATCCAACTGTTGCGGAATACCATCACCGTAGTGCAAGCTCTTCAGAAACAACGCTTTTTCGTTTTCTTTCAACCCGAGTTGCGCGCGTATATCTTCCGGCGGCAATGCTTCAATACGCTCTAATAGAAGGTATTTGTAGGTCTGCCCCTTGTTTTCAATCTCCTGCCGAATAACAGGGATCGTGAGGGTTGCCGGATGGGATTTTGGCTGAATAACGCGTGTTCCAGCCTTGCGGCGACGCTCAACCAACCCTGCATCAGCCAGCTCGCGCATGGCACGGTTTACGGTTGTACGGGTACAGCCAAAATCTTCGGAGAGCGCTTGTTCACTGGGAAGTAAATCACCGGGTTGCCATTGATGGCTGGTGATCCGTTCCTGCAAAATGCCTCGGATTTCCTTGTAGGATCTCAAGCGCTCGTCCTGCCTTTATACATCGTTAGAAGTGCGGTGGTGTTAGGCTGCTTCCAGCAAAACTGCAAGCTGTTCCCGGTATTTAGCGGTAATTTCCTGCCTGTGAATATGCTGCCCGTTTTGCACCATATGGCGCCCTGCAGACCAGACATCCGTTACAACGCGGTCATCACCCGCAAAGATCCAGTAGTCCAGATATTGATTGGGCTTCAAGCCTGTGAACTCCACGCGAG
The window above is part of the Pseudovibrio sp. Tun.PSC04-5.I4 genome. Proteins encoded here:
- a CDS encoding sialate O-acetylesterase, producing MNIWKRTHKLIRVCFYLVGLTIVAQMPAGATTVGFDRCEAVVTWMKGAWQSNAFYAQNGVDGSDASIRKYLSEVEGWCPIQSKKYLFVLAGQSNMFGGSGEYVGAEDWRNNVKSNWTVGGVTPNQKAIETSFDLEIWKQPRNVVNRIYYWHEDPNGQGSFKKVSFHDPLTSSKMQMMVPVNYNLHGPTLGIYFAAQFLITHNDPKAEVYLVGKGFPATGFNQVTKGQTWSSERAAPHKLQDYLVNHSKKAIDALPGGVVAGLLWLQGENDYAMDGVDQKSPGAIDVIAVQYAQNLHEMVLRFRTEVPYAHGARFLVATLIPQHYADPDGAVPSFTNAPDKAHRTLIPNYDPKKTTGVYHSFLIDTFYMKNKPEFQRTLERPSVIKTHYSAFALRKIGKCFAQVALGKDCTKIMSDAVLP
- a CDS encoding SDR family oxidoreductase, coding for MKTVVIAGATGYLGSYLVAHYKQLGWAVRALVRNEASARTKGLDATEFFEGEATKPNSMIGLMEDADLVVSALGITRQKDGLTYRDVDYKANKNLLDLAVENSVPQFAYIHVLNATKLRNVQLVRAKQHFVETLQAAPIKSTVISPSGYFSDLEEFLDMAKSGRVYVFGSGEYRINPIHGADLAAACYEIIDAGQAFAEVGGPVKYTHNELAEIAFKSLNKKAKVTHLPNWISVAAQRAFETFTSVKTYGPIQFFLCVMRMDMIGKSYGKMRLEDHFAHVLEKETQNNA
- a CDS encoding UTRA domain-containing protein, with translation MRSYKEIRGILQERITSHQWQPGDLLPSEQALSEDFGCTRTTVNRAMRELADAGLVERRRKAGTRVIQPKSHPATLTIPVIRQEIENKGQTYKYLLLERIEALPPEDIRAQLGLKENEKALFLKSLHYGDGIPQQLDVRWVNLITLPEALDESFADIGPNEWLLQRVPHPNIEHVFRADTPTAEEQRLLQLAGNEPVFTIERRTWIIGKGVTYVRLVHPGSRYRMATRSSAEPIFS